The genomic region ACAGCTTGAACTATATCAATCAGCAAGGCACGAAAGGCAGCCCAGTATATGCTGGCAGAGACAGCGACAGAAGAGCCAATTACTGGGATTGGCCCAAATGGGATAAGGAGAGCTTGTACTTCATATCACGTACCACCTTTGGTAATAGCGCTTACTTGAAAGTGCGGGCTTTCTATGACAAGTTCAGAAATGTATTGGAAAGCTACGACGATGCCCGTTATGCCACGATGACTAGACCTAGTTCATTCACTAGTATTTATAACGATGACACCTATGGTGCCAGCGCCGAGCTTGGTTTCGATATTGCCAAAAGCAATACATTGAAGTTTGCTGCACATTACAAACACGACAAGCATGAAGAACACAACAAGGGAAACCCGGTTCAAACCTTTAAAGATCGCACCATTTCATTTGGTATTGAAGATACCCATCATTTCAATGAGAAACTTAGCCTGGTAACAGGCATCAGTTATGATAAACGTGACACTATTAAGGCTGAAGGATTAAACAACTCAAATCAGATTTACGATTTCCCGAATGGAGATGCTCATGCTTGGAACCCCCAAGCTGGTCTTTTCTATAAGCCAACAGAGGATAGCGACATTCACTTTACAGTCGCCAGAAAAAGCCGCTTTGCGACCATGAAGGACCGTTTTTCTGGTCGTTTCGGTCGCGCAGTGCCTAACCCTGGCTTAGACACAGAAAGGGCAACCCATTATGAACTGGGTGCCGGTGCTTTTGTGTTGCCAGAATTGAAGCTCCAAGGTGCAGTCTTCTTTATTGATACCAAAGACATGATCCAGTCTGTCAGCTTGCCAAACTCTGCTTGTTCCGCCGGTGGAGGCGAGTGCTTCCAGTTCCGCAATATTGGTAAAGTCGAAAGTCATGGCATCGAATTGAGTGCAACCTGGTTTGCGACTAATAATATTGAGCTGGGTGGTAACTACACCTTTATCAACCGTGACAACCTCAGCAATGACCAGCGCTTGACCGATGTACCTCGCCAGAAACTGTTTGCATATGGCAAATGGAAAGTAAACAGTGCATTGCAAGTGCTGGCCAGTGTCGAAGCGGCGTCATCACGTTATTCTCGTCAGAATGCCACAGTCACGGATTGGCTGTCAGCCAAAGGTTATGCCACGGGTAACATTAAGGCCATGTATGCCGTTAATACCGATTGGTTTGCCGAGGCGGGGATCAACAATATTCTCGACAAAAACTATGCATATACTGAAGGCTTCTATATGGAAGGCCGCAACATATTCGTCAACGTCACGCGCAAGTTCTAAGCAACTCATTCATTAGATAGGAAACCCATGGCCCGCTCTCTTACTATCAAGGCTGCATTGAGCTGGCCAATCCGCACTCTCATCCTCTGGCTGATGTGTTTCAGCCAGTGGTCACTGGCAGACCCGACCAAGGTCGTGGTGATGACCAGCTATCCGCAAGAAGTCGTCTCGCAATTCGAAGCAGCATTTGAGCAGCAATATCCGCAATACAAGCTGGAAGTGCTCTGGCGGCAGTCCCGCGATGCCATGGCCTATATCCAGGATACTTCTCATCGTGTCGATGTGTACTGGTCGCCCGCCCAACGCAACTTTGCACAGCTTGAAAAAATGCAGGCGTTCCAGCCGCTGAATATCGACCTCGATGGCTTGCCTGCGGCAGTCAACGGCTTTGCCTTGCGCGAAGGCAATCATATTGCCACGGAAATTGCGGGGTACGGCATCGTGAGCAACCCACAGGCGCTGGCGAGTGCCGGGTTGGCTGCACCAAGGAGCTGGACCGATCTCGCAGACCCTGCATTCAACGGCAAGATCGCATTGCCCGTGCCTTCCAAGGTAGGCTATGCTCCCCCTCTCATCGATATCCTGCTGCAGGGCTATGGCTGGCAGGATGGATGGAACCTGTTGCAGGCCATTGCCGCCAATGCCGAACTGGTGACTTCTGGTGCTACGTTCGTCAGTGATGATGTAGCCAGCGGTCGCTTGCTGGCCGGGCTTACCATCGATTTCTTCACGGCTTCGGCCATTGCGAATGGCGCCCCCTTGCAGTTTGTTTACCCGGAGCTGACCGGCTATTCCCCTGCCCATCTTGCCATCCTGAAAAATGCCGGCAACCCCGCCGGTGCTCAGGCATTCAGCCGATTCGTGCTCTCCGAGAAGGGCCAGAAGCTGCTGTTCCATCCCGATATCCGCAAGTTGCCGGTGAGGCCATCGGTCTATGCAGACAAGCCCGCAGACTACTTCAACCCTTTCGAGAACAATCCCGTGTTCGTATATGACACCCGGCGGGGACTTGCGCGCCAGGACATCATCAATGCCTTGTTTGATGCCATCATCACACGTAACCATGCCTCGCTGCAGCATGCCCTCAGCGCCATCCGGGAGGCCAGCAGGCAGCTCGGGGCAGACGCACTGAATGTGGTGAAAGCCAGGCAATTGCTGAATACCCTGCCGATTGATGAAGCTGGGGCAGAATCGATCACGTCACTGGATCCGGTCGAGGCCGATCATTGGCGGCACATCATGCATGACCGCTATGAAGAAGCTGCACGCATTGCGACAACCTATTGAGTGCAATGCGCAACGCCCTGTCATTCCCGCTCGTTTTCATTGCCCTGTTTTCCAGCCTGACCCTCGGCACCGAGCAGGCGCAGGTCATGACGAATGACATCAGCCGGGAAGCCTATACACGCGCCATCGGCCCGCTGTCTGATGAGCAGAGGCAGCAATTCCTGCAAGGCCGCAGCCTGGTCAGGCAAAGCTGGATCATTTCACCTGCCGTGGACAATGAGATTGCCGGCCTAGGGCCTTTATACAACCGTAATTCCTGCATTGCCTGTCATGCCAAGAATGGCCGGGGCTTTGCACCCGGCTCGCCTGAAGAGTCCATGCGCGCCATGCTCGTGCGCCTGAGCCTGCCGGGAAAAACACACACGGGCGCGCCCCTGCCACATCCAGCCTATGGCGACCAATTACAGGAGTTCGGCGCCCCTGGTATCGAAGCTGAAGGCCGAGCCCGCTTGCATTACGAAGATATCATCGTGGTGCTGAATGGAGGTGAGGCCATCCGCCTGCGCAAGCCAGTATTGAGCTTCAGCAGCTTAGCCTACGGCCCACTTCCTCATGACATTCAAACCTCGGCCCGCATTGCGCCTGCCATCTATGGCATGGGCCTGCTCGAGGCGATTGCGGACAACAGCTTGCTTGCATTGCAGAACACCCCCAAGCCCGGGCGGATCAAAGGGCGGGTAAACCGCGTTTGGAGCGTGGAACGACAGCAGCAGGTCATCGGGCGTTTTGGCTGGAAAGCCAATGTCGCCACGCTGCGAGAGCAAACGGCCAGCGCCTTGGCAGGAGACATGGGCTTAAGCTCGCACCTGTTCCCGCAAGGCAACTGCGCCGAGCGTCAGACAGCCTGCAGGCAAGCTCCCACCCCAGGCCATCCGGAAATTTCGACCACCCAGCTCGCACACATGGAATTCTACCAATTGGCGCTAGCCGCACCCTCCCCGCGCCGCCAAGAGGATCCCCGCGTGCAACAGGGCGCAATGCTGTTCCGCCAGGCCCAGTGTGCAGCCTGCCACCTGCCCGCAATCAAGACTGGTGAATTTCCCAGGCTGGCGCCGCTGGGCAACCTGACCATTGCCCCTTACACAGACTTGCTGTTACATGATATGGGGCCAGGGCTGGCAGACCATCGGCCTGATTTTTCCGCCAGCGGCAGCGAGTGGCGCACCCCTCCGCTCTGGGGAATCGGCCTGGCAAAAAAGGTGGAGCCGAATGCAGGCTTCCTGCACGATGGCCGTGCCAGGACGATATTGGAAGCCATCCTGTGGCATGGTGGTGAAGCGCAGGAGGCCCGCGACATGGTGCAACAGATGTCTCCCGAGGACAGGCAATCGCTGCTCGACTTCATCGAGTCGCTTTAACAAGTTCGACGCAACGCCCCTGACTAAGCGCTCTGCCGCAGTGAGTACGAGCTCGTCCAAGCGACCAGGTTTTGTCAGCGGTCCTTAATCTCCGGTATAGGCTTGCTGCGAAAGGATTATCATATGTTTGTCCGCAGATTTCTTTACACGCACTGATATCATGATCGCCATTCTCGAAGCCAAGCACGCCGGCCTGCTCTCTCGTCAATATTGGTCCCGCAACATCATGTCCGGATTGATCGTCGGCGTTGTGGCCCTTCCGCTGGCCATGGCCTTTGCGATCGCCTCCGGCGCCAAGCCTGAACAAGGGTTATATACGGCGATAGTGGCAGGCACACTCGCCTCCCTGTTCGGCGGCAGCCGGCTGCAGATTACCGGGCCGACGGGGGCATTCATCGTCATTCTCTCCGGCATTACAGCGAAATATGGCATTGCCGGCCTGCAGATCGCCACCCTGATGGCAGGCGCAATGCTGTTGCTCATGGGGCTGGCACGCATGGGAAGCGTGATTCGGTATATCCCGGAACCTGTGATCATCGGCTTTACCAGCGGAATCGCCGTCATTATTTTCGTAGGGCAGTGGCAGGATTTTTTTGGCCTTGCTCCACAAGCATCGCATCATTTTCATGAAAAGCTGTTGCACCTGGTCGAAGCGCTGCCGCAGCTGCAATGGCAGACTTCATTACTTGGCGCGTTCACGCTGGCAGTGCTGGTCCTGTCCAACCGGTACTTGAAAAAGATTCCTGGTCCCCTGGTCGCCATCGTGGCAGCCACTGTCGTGCAGTCCGTCTTCCAATTTCAGCAAGTTGCTACCATTGGCAGCGCATTCGGCGGCATTCCGCAGGCATTACCGCATTTTTCCCTCCCCGAAGGCATCGGCCCCGCTGTCATGATCGAGCTGATCGGCCCAGCGTTCACTATTGCATTGTTGGGCGCCATCGAATCACTGCTGTCAGCCGTCGTGGCGGACAATATGGCAGGAACACGCCACCAGCCGAACCAGGAGCTGATTGGACAAGGCATTGCCAATATCGCCTCGCCATTGTTTGGCGGCTTTGCCGCCACCGGCGCGCTGGCGCGTACCGCCACCAACATCCGCAACGGAGCCAACAGCCCGTTGTCCGGCATCGTACATGCCGTCACTCTGGTGTTGATCGTGGTCTTGCTGGCCCCATTGGCCGTGAATGCTCCCCTGGCGGCGCTGGCGGCCATCTTGTTCGTGGTGGCCTATAACATGAGCGAAGTCCATCGCTTCCTGCATATTGCCAGGACTGCGCCGCGGGCGGATGTCGCCGTGCTGCTGATCACTTTCCTGCTTACCGTATTCAGCGACCTGGTCATTGCCGTCAATATCGGCGTCGTACTTGCCGCACTGCTGTTCATGAAACGCATGGCGGACACGGTGAATGTGACGCAGCTGAGTGATGACGACTTGCAGCAGGAATATGGCCCGCATGCATGGCACCTGCCGCCGGGCACACTGGTATACCGCCTGGAAGGACCTTTTTTCTTTGGAGCGGCCGAGCACCTGCAGCGCCGCCTGCAAACCATAGGCGAGAACACCGACACCATCGTGCTGCGTATGGCGCGCGTGCCGATCATGGATGCTACCGGTCTGCAGGCGTTGTGGAACCTGCTGGATACATGCAAGCAACACAATATTCGACTAGTGATTGTGGAAGCCAGGCCCAATATTCTGGAGAAGCTGCGCCGCTCGGGGATTATCGGCCAGATAGGCCCGCATCATGTGCTGCCCCACCTGCACTTACTATGGCAGGAGGCACCTTCCTCGCCCTTGCCTGGTTGACACAGTCTGCGATGGTATCCAGCCCGCCCCATCCCAGGCTGTCGCTGGACATAAAAAAATTGGCGCTATCTTCATCATCTTTGTTAAGATAGCCGCCACGCTAGGGGTCCTGAAGAGCCAATCTTCTGGTGAGATATACCCTTGAACCTGAACTGGATAATGCCAGCGTAGGAAAGCGCAAAGCCACTAAGGTCCATTCTGCCTATCTGGGGCTTTTCGTCCGTTCCTGCGCGTGCCTGTCCCTAACGCGAGTGAACGCACACCATGCCTGCCTCTACTTTCCGTCCACACATCAACATGCTGGCTATCGCCTGCGTATTTTCACCGGCAGCCCAAGCCCAGGATGCCAGCAAGGCCGATCACCCATCACTACCTGAGACCGTCGTCACCTCCGCGCCTGCCGGCAGCCCGGCACGCCGCGCCAGTGTCGGCAGCTTTCCCGAAGCATCCTTGCTGGACACGCCAGCTTCCATCAACGTGATCACCCATGAGCAAATGCAGGATCGCAGCATACGCTCCGCCACTGATGCGGTGAAATGGGATGCCAGCGTACAGAACTCCTACAATGCGGTCGGGCTGGCAGACTGGTTTGCCATCCGTGGATTTGTGCTTAATCAAGGCGCCAACTACCGCAAGGATGGCATGGTGATTCTTGCGCAAGCCATGGTGCCCATGGAAAACAAGGAGCGCATCGAGATTCTCAAGGGCCTTGCAGGAATGCAGGCAGGGATTGCTTCATCAGGCGGTATAATCAACTATGTGACCAAGCGCCCTACCGACGTCCCATTGCGTTCGGCAACATTCGAAGTTCGCGAACGCGGTACGGTATACGGCGCCGTCGACCTGAGTGGCCGCTCAGAAGATGGTATCTTCGGTTATCGCATCAATGCCGCAGCGGAAGACATCAAATCTTATGTCGATGGCTCGACCGGCAACCGCAACTTCATTTCTGGGGCATTCGATTTTCACCTCAGTCCCCGGGCATTGCTGCAGCTTGATCTCGACTACCAGCACAAGTCACAGCTGACCGTGCCGGGATTTCAGCTGCTGGGGCCGGAGCAAAGAATCCCGACCGGTGTCAGTGCCAAACAAATGCTCAACGATCAATCCTGGAGCCGGCCAGTGGTGGATGATAGCTACAATATCGGGCTGAAGTTCAATTATGAGTTGAATGACCACTGGCATACCACCCTGCAGGCCAACCAATCGACCCTGCATCGCGATGATGCCGTGACCTTGCCTTCAGGCTGCCAGACGCAAGGACTGATAGTCGGTTTCTGCAGCGACGGCAGCTATTCGATGTATGACTTGCGCCGCAAGAACGACAAGCGCTCGATCACCGCCACCCAGGCTCTGCTGCAAGGCAACTTCACGACAGCCAGCGTACACCATGAGCTCATTGCCGGCCTGTCGACGCTGAACCGTCGCGATCATTTTGCCGACTATGTGTACAACTATGTGGGTGAAAGCAATATCTACGCGCCCGTCTACTATGACAACTTCCCACTTGCCGACGTCAACCCCGTGCGTTTGCGTCGTAAGGATGAAGAGCGCGCACTGTTCGTGCAGGATGTAATGTCCCTGACCAACCAGCTCAAGCTGCATGCCGGCGTGCGTTATGTACAGTTCAAGCGTGATCAGTTCAACTCATCAGGGGTGTTGACGCACCGCACGGATGACGATTTTGTCTTGCCCAACCTCGCGCTGGTTTACAAGCTGCAGCCGGAACTGGCGGTGTATGGTGCCTACTCACAAGGCCTGGAGCCAGGCGGTACGGCACCCACAGGCACGACTAACGCAGAAGTCATCATGGATCCCAACAAGTCCAGGCAAGTCGAGTTCGGCGTGAAAGCGGAAGTGACACCGAGCGTCAGTGTATCTGCCGCCGTATTCGAGATCAAGCGCAAGAATGAATATGTGGATGCCACACCCACCTACGTCGTCAATGGCACGCAGGTCAACCGTGGCCTTGAATTTGCCGCCCAAGGACGCGTCACTCGCAACTGGGCGCTGAGCGCCAGCGTCACCGCCTTGCAGGCAAGGGCCGAAGGCACGGGCGATGACCGTATCGAAGACAAACAAGCCGGCAATGTACCGAGGTTCAGGTCTGCGCTGTACAGCGAATATACCTGGCCTGGCTTGCCTGCGCTCAAGCTGAACGCGGCATGGATTTATTCAAGTAGCAAGGCCTTCGCGCCAAGCAACGAGATTGCGGCATTGAACAGAAAAGTGGAGGGCTACCATGTCCTGAACCTGGGCGGCGCCTATACTACCAAGCTCGGCAATACAGCAACCACCTTCCGCTTTGGCGTAGACAACGTATTCAACAAGTTCTATTGGGGAGATGCGTCCAGCGCATTCGGCGGCTACCTGATTCCCGGTGCACCGCGCATCTTCCGCCTGTCCGCGCAAATCGATTTCTAACCCGCGCAGCAGATTGTTCCTTGGAGCAGCATCTCTAGGAGCATGCGGTTCATGTCAATCCAACCTGTTGCAGAAAAATAGTTGCGACGTGATGGCGGCCAGAGCTACCGTCAACGGTGCCCCGAGCCGGGCCGCCATCACCCACACTGCTCCACAGGCTCCAGATCCTGCAACTCCTCATCCGTGAACAACCGGGAATGGATGAGGAAATGCTTCCCTGTCGCCTGCTCCAGTGAAAACATGCCACCGTGACCGGCAATGGCATCCAGCGTCAAATGTGTATGCTGCCAATATTCAAACTGGGTCTTGTTCATGTAGAACGGCACACCATGCACCGTTCCCACCTTGACATCTGATGCCCCCAGCAAGAACTCTCCCTCCTGCAGGCACATGGGTGCACTGCCTTCACAGCAGCCACCTGACTGATGGAACATCAAGCTGCCATGCCTGGCCTTCAACTCATCGATCAATGCGGCTGCCGCTGGGGTGGCCACTATCCGGCTCGCGCTCATATTCATCCTCCAGACCAAGAGATGCAGAAAGAAAAACGCCTGGGTTAGACCAGCCAACCCAGGCGTCCATTCCCTTAACCTCGGGCTATCCTAGAAAAAGCCCAATGCATTGGGGCTGTAACTGACCAGGAGATTCTTGGTTTGCTGGTAATGATCCAGCATCATGCGGTGGTTCTCGCGGCCAATGCCGGACTGCTTATAACCGCCGAATGCAGCGTGCGCTGGATACAAGTGGTAGCAATTGGTCCAGACGCGGCCGGCCTGGATCCCGCGACCAACACGGTAAGCACGGCTGCCGTCACGGGTCCATAAACCTGCACCCAGGCCGTACATGGTGTCATTGGCGATTTCCAGCGCTTCCTTCTCGTCCTTGAAAGTCGTAACAGACAAAACCGGCCCGAAGATTTCTTCCTGGAAAATGCGCATCTTGTTGTGGCCCTTGAACACGGTTGGCTCGATATAGTAGCCTTCGCTCAGGTCGCCTGGCAGCTTGGTTGCATTTCCGCCGGTCAGCAACTGTGCGCCCTCTTCCAGTCCCAACTTGATATAGGACATGATGATCTCTACCTGCTCGCTGGAAGCCTGCGCCCCGATCATTGTGGACTTGTCCAGTGGACTGCCCTGTTTGATCGCCTTGACACGCTTGATCGCACGCTCGATGAACTGTTCGTAGATGGACTCCTGGATCAGTGCACGGCTAGGACAGGTGCAGATTTCGCCTTGGTTCAATGCGAACAGGGTAAAACCTTCCAGTGCCTTATCGAAATAGGCATCGTCCTTATCCATCACATCTTCAAAGAAGATATTGGGAGACTTGCCGCCAAGCTCGAGTGTCACCGGAATCAAGTTCTGGCTCGCGTATTGCATGATCAGTCGGCCAACGGAGGTGGAGCCGGTGAAGGCAATCTTGGCGATACGCGGACTGGTTGCAAGCGCCTTTCCCGCCTCGACGCCATGGCCATTCACCACATTCAGCACGCCGGGAGGCAATAGATCGCCTATCAGCTCCATGACAACCAAAATCGACGCCGGCGTCTGCTCAGCAGGTTTCATGACGATACAATTGCCCGCAGCCAGCGCTGGGGCCAGCTTCCATGCTGCCATCAAAATAGGGAAGTTCCATGGAATGATCTGGCCGACCACACCCAGCGGCTCATGGAAGTGATAAGCCACAGTCTCATGATCGATTTCGCTGATACCGCCTTCCTGGGTACGGATGCAACTAGCGAAATAACGGAAATGGTCGATCGCCAGCGGAATGTCGGCAGCCATGGTTTCACGGATGGGCTTTCCGTTATCGATGGTCTCCGCAATCGCGATAGTTTCCAGGTTGGCTTCCATCACATCGGCAATCTTGAGGAGGATATTGGCACGTCCGGTCCCTGAAGTCCTGGCCCAGGCCTCCTTGGCCGCATGTGCGGCATCCAAGGCCAGGTTGATATCCTTTTCATTCGATCGCGGCACCTGGCAGAATACCTTGCCAGTCACCGGGCTGATGTTGTCGAAGTACTCGCCATCCACCGGCGCAACCCATTGCCCTCCAATATAATTGTCATACTTATTTTTGTACGGAACCTTAATACCTAGGCCTTTCAAGCTATCCAGACTCATTACTACACTCCTCCACGAGTTATTAACGATTGCACAGGACTGCCACGATCTGATGTCGGAATACAACATCCCGCGCCTACGTTTCGTTAATATACTACCTAGTCTAGTTTTTGTCTTACATTGAGCCTGTTTTTTGAAGGAAAAACGGAAAAATCCCCGTACCGTGCAGTTTCACCTGGCTACCTGAACTGAAAGGATCAAGTGTTGGCAAAATGGATATCGTTGAGCAACAAATACTGACGCTCTAAAGTGAAAAGCCAGTTACTCACTTCTGGAATAACTGGCTTAATGGATTGTTGTTGGTCGGGACGGTGTGATTCGAACACACGACCCCTTGCACCCCATGCAAGTACGCTACCAGGCTGCGCTACGCCCCGAACCTTCGTTTCCGGCAGGCCAGAAACAAGAAAGAGATTATATCGAAAATACTCACTTTAGCACAGTGAGAAACCGCATTTTTGTTAACGCTGCCCCAGCAAATTCAGGACTTCGCGCAGTTCTGAGCGCAATGCAGCGAGATCGATGCCCGATATTGCCCCTTTTTCAGTCGCTGCACCGGACTGGGCATTTCCACCCAGACCCTCGCTGGATTCCAGCTCGCGATTCAGCCCGCCAGCACCAGCCTCATCCAGGCGATTGCGCGCGCCGCTGATCGTGAAGCCCTGTTCATAAAGCAACTCGCGTATACGCCTGATGAGCAGCACCTCATGGTGTTGGTAATACCGGCGATTGCCGCGGCGCTTGACTGGCTTGAGCTGGGTGAATTCCTGCTCCCAGTAGCGCAACACATGAGGCTTGACCCCGCACAGCTCGCTGACTTCACCAATGGTGAAATAACGCTTGGCAGGAATCGGCGGGAGCTGAACCTTAGGTGCTTGCTCCGGCATATGCCTCCTCTACCTTGCTCTTGAGTTTCTGGCTGGCATGGAAAGTCACGACTCGGCGGGCAGTAATGGGGATCTCTTCGCCGGTCTTGGGGTTGCGGCCTGGCCGCTCGGATTTCTGACGCA from Methylobacillus flagellatus KT harbors:
- a CDS encoding TonB-dependent receptor plug domain-containing protein, which translates into the protein MSNYLKPLKLAVIAALAVNTQVVLAEVTPYALGEINVITTKQPENTRLYDSTITQEDMRLFNRETVGTALNMLPGISMTQGGQRNEQLVQLRGFDLRQVPVFVDGIPVYVTYDGYVDLGRFNTFDLSKIQLSKGFSSVLYGPNTLGGAINLVSRKPTKEFEGSITAGIKTDRNLKFNGYATDVNMGGNYETWYWQANTSYVDNERSRMSSDYKPNAYEDGGDRERAYNRDGKINLKIGLTPSEGNEYSLNYINQQGTKGSPVYAGRDSDRRANYWDWPKWDKESLYFISRTTFGNSAYLKVRAFYDKFRNVLESYDDARYATMTRPSSFTSIYNDDTYGASAELGFDIAKSNTLKFAAHYKHDKHEEHNKGNPVQTFKDRTISFGIEDTHHFNEKLSLVTGISYDKRDTIKAEGLNNSNQIYDFPNGDAHAWNPQAGLFYKPTEDSDIHFTVARKSRFATMKDRFSGRFGRAVPNPGLDTERATHYELGAGAFVLPELKLQGAVFFIDTKDMIQSVSLPNSACSAGGGECFQFRNIGKVESHGIELSATWFATNNIELGGNYTFINRDNLSNDQRLTDVPRQKLFAYGKWKVNSALQVLASVEAASSRYSRQNATVTDWLSAKGYATGNIKAMYAVNTDWFAEAGINNILDKNYAYTEGFYMEGRNIFVNVTRKF
- a CDS encoding ABC transporter substrate-binding protein, yielding MARSLTIKAALSWPIRTLILWLMCFSQWSLADPTKVVVMTSYPQEVVSQFEAAFEQQYPQYKLEVLWRQSRDAMAYIQDTSHRVDVYWSPAQRNFAQLEKMQAFQPLNIDLDGLPAAVNGFALREGNHIATEIAGYGIVSNPQALASAGLAAPRSWTDLADPAFNGKIALPVPSKVGYAPPLIDILLQGYGWQDGWNLLQAIAANAELVTSGATFVSDDVASGRLLAGLTIDFFTASAIANGAPLQFVYPELTGYSPAHLAILKNAGNPAGAQAFSRFVLSEKGQKLLFHPDIRKLPVRPSVYADKPADYFNPFENNPVFVYDTRRGLARQDIINALFDAIITRNHASLQHALSAIREASRQLGADALNVVKARQLLNTLPIDEAGAESITSLDPVEADHWRHIMHDRYEEAARIATTY
- a CDS encoding di-heme oxidoredictase family protein, which codes for MRNALSFPLVFIALFSSLTLGTEQAQVMTNDISREAYTRAIGPLSDEQRQQFLQGRSLVRQSWIISPAVDNEIAGLGPLYNRNSCIACHAKNGRGFAPGSPEESMRAMLVRLSLPGKTHTGAPLPHPAYGDQLQEFGAPGIEAEGRARLHYEDIIVVLNGGEAIRLRKPVLSFSSLAYGPLPHDIQTSARIAPAIYGMGLLEAIADNSLLALQNTPKPGRIKGRVNRVWSVERQQQVIGRFGWKANVATLREQTASALAGDMGLSSHLFPQGNCAERQTACRQAPTPGHPEISTTQLAHMEFYQLALAAPSPRRQEDPRVQQGAMLFRQAQCAACHLPAIKTGEFPRLAPLGNLTIAPYTDLLLHDMGPGLADHRPDFSASGSEWRTPPLWGIGLAKKVEPNAGFLHDGRARTILEAILWHGGEAQEARDMVQQMSPEDRQSLLDFIESL
- a CDS encoding SulP family inorganic anion transporter, translated to MIAILEAKHAGLLSRQYWSRNIMSGLIVGVVALPLAMAFAIASGAKPEQGLYTAIVAGTLASLFGGSRLQITGPTGAFIVILSGITAKYGIAGLQIATLMAGAMLLLMGLARMGSVIRYIPEPVIIGFTSGIAVIIFVGQWQDFFGLAPQASHHFHEKLLHLVEALPQLQWQTSLLGAFTLAVLVLSNRYLKKIPGPLVAIVAATVVQSVFQFQQVATIGSAFGGIPQALPHFSLPEGIGPAVMIELIGPAFTIALLGAIESLLSAVVADNMAGTRHQPNQELIGQGIANIASPLFGGFAATGALARTATNIRNGANSPLSGIVHAVTLVLIVVLLAPLAVNAPLAALAAILFVVAYNMSEVHRFLHIARTAPRADVAVLLITFLLTVFSDLVIAVNIGVVLAALLFMKRMADTVNVTQLSDDDLQQEYGPHAWHLPPGTLVYRLEGPFFFGAAEHLQRRLQTIGENTDTIVLRMARVPIMDATGLQALWNLLDTCKQHNIRLVIVEARPNILEKLRRSGIIGQIGPHHVLPHLHLLWQEAPSSPLPG
- a CDS encoding TonB-dependent siderophore receptor; amino-acid sequence: MPASTFRPHINMLAIACVFSPAAQAQDASKADHPSLPETVVTSAPAGSPARRASVGSFPEASLLDTPASINVITHEQMQDRSIRSATDAVKWDASVQNSYNAVGLADWFAIRGFVLNQGANYRKDGMVILAQAMVPMENKERIEILKGLAGMQAGIASSGGIINYVTKRPTDVPLRSATFEVRERGTVYGAVDLSGRSEDGIFGYRINAAAEDIKSYVDGSTGNRNFISGAFDFHLSPRALLQLDLDYQHKSQLTVPGFQLLGPEQRIPTGVSAKQMLNDQSWSRPVVDDSYNIGLKFNYELNDHWHTTLQANQSTLHRDDAVTLPSGCQTQGLIVGFCSDGSYSMYDLRRKNDKRSITATQALLQGNFTTASVHHELIAGLSTLNRRDHFADYVYNYVGESNIYAPVYYDNFPLADVNPVRLRRKDEERALFVQDVMSLTNQLKLHAGVRYVQFKRDQFNSSGVLTHRTDDDFVLPNLALVYKLQPELAVYGAYSQGLEPGGTAPTGTTNAEVIMDPNKSRQVEFGVKAEVTPSVSVSAAVFEIKRKNEYVDATPTYVVNGTQVNRGLEFAAQGRVTRNWALSASVTALQARAEGTGDDRIEDKQAGNVPRFRSALYSEYTWPGLPALKLNAAWIYSSSKAFAPSNEIAALNRKVEGYHVLNLGGAYTTKLGNTATTFRFGVDNVFNKFYWGDASSAFGGYLIPGAPRIFRLSAQIDF
- a CDS encoding DUF779 domain-containing protein, whose translation is MSASRIVATPAAAALIDELKARHGSLMFHQSGGCCEGSAPMCLQEGEFLLGASDVKVGTVHGVPFYMNKTQFEYWQHTHLTLDAIAGHGGMFSLEQATGKHFLIHSRLFTDEELQDLEPVEQCG
- the adh gene encoding aldehyde dehydrogenase, producing MSLDSLKGLGIKVPYKNKYDNYIGGQWVAPVDGEYFDNISPVTGKVFCQVPRSNEKDINLALDAAHAAKEAWARTSGTGRANILLKIADVMEANLETIAIAETIDNGKPIRETMAADIPLAIDHFRYFASCIRTQEGGISEIDHETVAYHFHEPLGVVGQIIPWNFPILMAAWKLAPALAAGNCIVMKPAEQTPASILVVMELIGDLLPPGVLNVVNGHGVEAGKALATSPRIAKIAFTGSTSVGRLIMQYASQNLIPVTLELGGKSPNIFFEDVMDKDDAYFDKALEGFTLFALNQGEICTCPSRALIQESIYEQFIERAIKRVKAIKQGSPLDKSTMIGAQASSEQVEIIMSYIKLGLEEGAQLLTGGNATKLPGDLSEGYYIEPTVFKGHNKMRIFQEEIFGPVLSVTTFKDEKEALEIANDTMYGLGAGLWTRDGSRAYRVGRGIQAGRVWTNCYHLYPAHAAFGGYKQSGIGRENHRMMLDHYQQTKNLLVSYSPNALGFF
- a CDS encoding MerR family transcriptional regulator, with the translated sequence MPEQAPKVQLPPIPAKRYFTIGEVSELCGVKPHVLRYWEQEFTQLKPVKRRGNRRYYQHHEVLLIRRIRELLYEQGFTISGARNRLDEAGAGGLNRELESSEGLGGNAQSGAATEKGAISGIDLAALRSELREVLNLLGQR